Proteins from a single region of Flavobacterium sp. YJ01:
- a CDS encoding DUF5522 domain-containing protein, producing the protein MKEQSNENKLIEGEDFYYTPEGYKCFTEKHHLKRGYCCKSGCRHCPYGYDKKTGRINKN; encoded by the coding sequence ATGAAAGAGCAAAGTAATGAAAATAAATTAATCGAAGGCGAAGATTTTTATTATACGCCCGAAGGTTACAAATGCTTTACCGAAAAACATCATTTAAAAAGAGGCTATTGCTGCAAAAGTGGCTGTCGTCATTGTCCTTACGGATATGATAAAAAAACTGGACGAATAAATAAAAATTAG